In Candidatus Neomarinimicrobiota bacterium, a single genomic region encodes these proteins:
- a CDS encoding ferrous iron transport protein A, translating into MFNFKKPRHRLPISDENDLRLSDLKPGERGRIVEIGGSENFRHRLIEMGITRDAEICVDKYAPLRDPMELIVKGYHLSLRGMDAQKISVKRIA; encoded by the coding sequence ATGTTTAATTTTAAGAAACCCCGTCACAGGCTGCCTATCTCAGATGAAAATGATTTACGACTCAGCGATTTAAAACCCGGTGAAAGGGGTCGCATTGTTGAAATTGGGGGGAGTGAAAATTTCCGACATCGTCTGATTGAAATGGGTATTACCCGTGACGCTGAAATATGTGTTGATAAATACGCACCCCTCCGTGATCCAATGGAACTCATCGTAAAAGGATATCACCTTTCTCTGCGAGGTATGGATGCACAAAAAATCAGTGTCAAGCGGATAGCCTAG
- a CDS encoding transcriptional repressor: MSAAKNQELKQVLREHELKATTQRIALLKLLDATHEHFDAEEIYLELIKKQKNVSRATVYRSLEALVDQSLVTRLDFGDGRMRFERSKGEDEHHDHLICEGCGKVIEFFNLEMEAQQLSVCEENDFTPSTHTMHIFGTCSDCKKTS, translated from the coding sequence ATGTCTGCAGCAAAAAATCAAGAATTAAAGCAAGTGCTCCGGGAGCATGAACTCAAAGCGACAACTCAACGCATTGCTCTGTTAAAATTACTAGACGCAACTCACGAACATTTTGATGCCGAAGAGATTTATCTTGAGCTTATCAAGAAACAAAAAAATGTTAGTCGAGCAACAGTATATCGTTCCCTTGAAGCTCTGGTTGATCAAAGTCTGGTCACCAGGTTGGATTTTGGGGACGGACGCATGCGATTTGAACGCAGCAAGGGTGAAGATGAGCACCATGATCATCTCATCTGTGAGGGGTGTGGCAAGGTCATAGAGTTTTTTAATCTGGAAATGGAAGCTCAGCAGCTATCTGTTTGTGAAGAAAATGATTTTACACCCTCAACGCATACCATGCACATTTTTGGAACCTGCTCTGATTGCAAGAAAACCAGTTAA
- a CDS encoding UvrD-helicase domain-containing protein has protein sequence MNNVLAGLNPQQQAAVEALEGPVLIFAGAGSGKTRVLTHRIANMIYSGTAQPHEILSVTFTNKAAGEMRERIKRMLGEERSYVNMGTFHSICARILRREALYIGYEQSFSIYDDEDGQKVVKKIMKDLQISTDVIKPNSVFYNIKQFKSQMIFPPEATDLAMSTFDDTVAKIYGMYQSELKNSSAMDFDDLLLKPLELFEKNPHILKKYQDQFKFIMVDEYQDTNKAQFLFVEALSHEHKNLCVVGDDDQSIYGWRGADIGNILDFQQHFPGAQIFKLEQNYRSTKTILAAASAVVKLNEKRAEKELFTESGDGDIIKVLEGRNELDEGRLIVDEIQSVCRRNKHGFQDIALLYRTNAQSRPLEDVLRRNGVPYQIIGGTKFYDRMEVKDILGYFRLIVNPLDNVSFMRIINKPTRGIGKTSQDAINAFAVNQGISLFSAATRAQEYGLTSRAFNKVIEFVQLIGKYSGLLKELNLEEWARVFVDELGIVRQYKEEGTAESDIRADNIYELLSAISEYAQRAEEPNLTGYMEEVALLTDIDKFNQDKQQVTLMTLHSAKGLEFPVVFLTGMEDGLFPLQRSIDDNEALEEERRLFYVGLTRAMERAYLSGAQMRQRYGETMYSRPSRFLEEIPAHLLDYSTRSISDFTREEYRKKPGVKVTRTKPTKPAPKQTTGMRRAMGTLNQHEPGVYVAGMQVGHKIFGKGKILVVDGTGPEAKVTVMFQGNVKKKLIAKFANLDVTD, from the coding sequence ATGAACAATGTCCTGGCTGGACTAAATCCTCAACAACAAGCTGCAGTTGAAGCCCTGGAAGGTCCGGTCCTTATTTTCGCTGGTGCCGGTAGTGGAAAAACCCGCGTGCTGACCCATCGTATAGCCAATATGATATATAGTGGGACTGCCCAGCCCCATGAAATTCTGTCCGTTACCTTCACCAATAAAGCCGCTGGGGAAATGCGTGAACGCATAAAACGTATGCTCGGTGAAGAGCGGTCCTATGTCAACATGGGTACTTTCCACTCCATTTGCGCCAGAATTCTTAGGCGAGAAGCACTCTATATCGGGTATGAGCAGAGTTTTAGCATTTATGATGATGAGGATGGTCAGAAAGTGGTCAAAAAGATCATGAAAGACCTTCAAATCTCAACTGATGTCATCAAACCCAATTCTGTGTTCTACAATATCAAGCAATTCAAATCGCAAATGATATTTCCGCCTGAGGCAACTGATTTGGCGATGTCTACTTTTGACGATACCGTTGCAAAAATCTATGGGATGTATCAATCCGAGCTCAAAAATAGCAGCGCCATGGATTTTGATGATCTTCTTTTGAAGCCTTTGGAATTATTTGAGAAGAACCCACATATCCTGAAAAAATATCAAGATCAATTCAAATTCATCATGGTGGATGAGTACCAGGATACAAACAAAGCACAATTCTTGTTTGTCGAGGCCCTCAGTCATGAGCACAAAAATTTATGTGTTGTGGGTGATGATGATCAATCCATTTATGGTTGGCGCGGAGCAGATATTGGAAATATTCTTGATTTTCAACAACATTTTCCCGGCGCACAGATTTTTAAGCTCGAGCAGAACTACCGATCCACCAAAACAATCCTGGCTGCGGCTTCTGCTGTGGTGAAGCTCAATGAAAAAAGAGCAGAAAAAGAATTATTCACTGAAAGTGGTGATGGCGATATCATCAAGGTATTGGAAGGACGAAATGAACTGGATGAGGGGCGCTTGATTGTTGATGAGATCCAATCAGTTTGTCGTCGCAATAAACATGGTTTTCAGGATATTGCCCTGCTCTATCGCACCAATGCTCAATCCCGCCCACTTGAAGATGTATTGCGCAGAAATGGGGTTCCCTATCAGATCATTGGAGGTACCAAATTTTATGACCGCATGGAAGTGAAGGATATCCTGGGATATTTCAGACTCATAGTAAACCCTTTGGATAATGTCAGTTTCATGAGGATTATCAACAAACCCACCCGAGGCATAGGGAAAACGAGCCAGGATGCCATCAATGCCTTTGCCGTCAATCAGGGTATTTCACTTTTTAGCGCTGCTACCCGTGCCCAGGAATACGGCTTGACCTCAAGAGCATTTAACAAGGTCATAGAGTTCGTCCAGTTGATTGGGAAGTATTCTGGTTTACTCAAAGAGTTGAATCTGGAAGAGTGGGCTCGTGTTTTTGTGGATGAGCTTGGAATTGTGAGGCAATACAAAGAGGAGGGGACGGCAGAGAGTGACATTCGTGCAGATAATATTTACGAATTGCTATCAGCTATTTCTGAATATGCTCAGCGAGCGGAAGAACCAAATTTGACAGGCTATATGGAAGAAGTCGCTCTTCTCACCGATATTGACAAGTTTAATCAAGATAAACAACAGGTCACTCTGATGACGCTGCATAGTGCCAAGGGACTTGAATTTCCTGTAGTATTTTTGACAGGAATGGAAGATGGACTCTTTCCATTACAGCGCTCAATTGATGACAATGAAGCTCTTGAAGAAGAACGAAGACTTTTTTATGTAGGCTTGACACGAGCCATGGAACGTGCATATTTAAGTGGTGCTCAAATGAGGCAGCGATATGGTGAGACGATGTATAGCCGTCCCTCACGATTTCTCGAAGAAATACCAGCTCATTTATTAGACTATTCAACAAGAAGTATCAGCGATTTTACCCGAGAGGAATATCGCAAGAAACCTGGAGTAAAAGTGACTCGAACCAAACCCACAAAACCTGCGCCAAAACAGACAACTGGTATGCGTCGGGCGATGGGAACCCTGAATCAGCATGAACCGGGGGTCTATGTGGCTGGGATGCAAGTTGGTCACAAGATCTTTGGGAAGGGAAAAATTCTTGTTGTTGATGGTACGGGTCCAGAAGCTAAAGTCACAGTGATGTTCCAGGGCAACGTTAAAAAGAAGTTGATTGCCAAGTTTGCCAATCTTGATGTTACCGATTAA
- the mltG gene encoding endolytic transglycosylase MltG, with the protein MNRILRYALTALIILSLAGITSLYIIFDSRPGKTDNELAQIIIRDGSSLSSIAQQLYEADIISSPESFKVAAKLLNRTRAIYPGAYSIQKGLSNTEAIEALAHAKAIEITVTIPEGLRSDEIIGLLSRQLNLDSLKMMDLLTDSTLISIAGHGFSHLEGTLFPETYRFLENSDEFMVLAKMVRHFKDSIQPEMLEKANSMGFDLQRLITFASLVEKETAREDERRLVSSVYHNRIQKNMLLGCDPTVIYMLVRRGEWNGNLQRKHFLINDPYNSYLKRGLPPGPIANPGLASITAALNPETTDFLYFVGKNDGTGAHDFSKTLREHNNKVNRYQRRRSNR; encoded by the coding sequence TTGAATAGGATTCTGCGCTACGCTCTCACAGCTCTTATTATTCTTAGTCTGGCGGGCATCACCAGTCTGTATATCATTTTTGATTCAAGACCGGGTAAAACTGATAATGAACTTGCCCAGATAATTATTCGTGATGGAAGCTCATTGAGCTCCATTGCACAGCAACTCTATGAGGCTGACATCATCTCCTCGCCAGAATCGTTCAAGGTCGCAGCAAAATTACTTAATCGAACACGAGCCATTTACCCTGGGGCTTATTCCATTCAAAAAGGTCTTTCCAATACTGAGGCCATAGAAGCACTGGCTCATGCAAAAGCAATTGAGATTACGGTTACCATTCCAGAAGGGTTGCGCTCAGATGAAATCATCGGACTTCTGAGTCGGCAGTTAAATCTGGATTCGCTCAAAATGATGGACCTTCTCACAGATTCTACCTTGATCAGCATAGCAGGGCATGGTTTTTCCCATCTGGAAGGTACTCTTTTTCCTGAGACCTATCGATTTCTTGAAAATAGCGATGAATTTATGGTGCTTGCAAAAATGGTCAGGCACTTTAAGGATAGTATTCAACCAGAAATGCTTGAAAAGGCAAACAGCATGGGGTTTGACCTTCAACGGCTGATTACGTTTGCCTCACTAGTTGAGAAAGAAACTGCCAGAGAAGATGAGCGCCGCTTGGTTTCCTCAGTCTATCACAATCGAATTCAGAAAAATATGCTTCTGGGTTGTGATCCAACGGTGATTTATATGCTGGTGCGACGGGGAGAATGGAATGGGAACCTTCAGCGGAAACATTTTTTAATCAATGATCCCTACAATAGTTATTTGAAGCGTGGGCTTCCCCCTGGTCCTATTGCCAATCCTGGATTGGCCAGCATCACTGCGGCACTCAACCCTGAAACAACTGATTTTTTATATTTTGTCGGAAAAAATGATGGCACTGGTGCTCACGATTTTTCTAAAACGCTTCGCGAACACAATAATAAAGTGAATCGCTATCAACGCCGGAGATCCAACAGATGA
- a CDS encoding DUF3098 domain-containing protein, protein MISEGKNGTKHWLSELPFSRINYFLFIAGLFVIVLGYVLMGTGELNSVQALSVSPIVLLIGYLVIIPVSILYRKKD, encoded by the coding sequence ATGATAAGTGAAGGTAAGAACGGCACCAAACACTGGCTCTCTGAGTTACCTTTTTCGCGAATAAACTATTTTCTTTTCATAGCAGGGCTTTTTGTCATTGTTCTTGGATATGTTTTGATGGGTACAGGTGAACTAAACAGTGTACAAGCGCTGTCGGTTTCACCCATTGTATTGCTCATCGGTTATCTGGTAATTATTCCAGTGTCAATCTTATACAGGAAAAAAGACTAA